GACGTAGCTCCCCGCGTTCCGGTGTATGTGATTGTTGTGCTTTTTTTATTCTTTATTTCAGGATGTTGAGCATCGAGACTTGCTATTTGTTCGCAACTGTGCTAACTTGTAGCTATGCGAAAAATAATTTTCTATCACCTTGAAAATGGTGAGTGTCCAGTTCAGGACTACCTTGACTCTCTTTCCAATAAGCAGGTGGAAAAGATTTTCTTTGTTCTTGATCTCATTGAAAATTTTAACATTGTCCCCAGCAAATTTTTGAAAAAACTGGGAGCGACCGACGATATTTGGGAAGTACGGATCCAATACGGAAATAACATTTTTCGATTATTTGGATTTCTTGATGGGAATGACTTGATAATATTAAATCATGCTTTCACCAAAAAGACACAGAAGACTCCATGCAAAGAAATTGAAATAGCTGAACGCCGCAAGAAAGAATATTTTACAAAAAGGAGACTATGATGAGCGACTTACAAAAATATAAAAACAAACGCATGAAACAAGATCCTGAATTTTGG
This portion of the Desulfobulbaceae bacterium genome encodes:
- a CDS encoding type II toxin-antitoxin system RelE/ParE family toxin yields the protein MRKIIFYHLENGECPVQDYLDSLSNKQVEKIFFVLDLIENFNIVPSKFLKKLGATDDIWEVRIQYGNNIFRLFGFLDGNDLIILNHAFTKKTQKTPCKEIEIAERRKKEYFTKRRL